Proteins co-encoded in one Leptodactylus fuscus isolate aLepFus1 chromosome 4, aLepFus1.hap2, whole genome shotgun sequence genomic window:
- the LOC142201063 gene encoding uncharacterized protein LOC142201063, whose amino-acid sequence MMDGDASVLSGFVFEISSASPEHMEVKVELDVNCKEEVPWDEEDLQSAAPGDVNAPFYCLVCGKAFGQRHNLIKHQRIHTGERPYCCDQCGKSFIQKQHLTKHQRLHTGERPYICQVCGRGFSLKHNLTTHERIHTGEKPYPCTECGKSFSRRENLRAHQRCHLNKTTGSNTVTPPKETATSCAMVRLLPTAEKRRREQALMEKNPTPKVSSSGRAVNPRPFICPQCGKRFFNKQTFINHYRIHTGQRPHTCPECGRSFIQKQHLTKHIRTHTGEKPYTCSECGRSFSMKHNLCTHMKTHTGEKPYSCSACGKRFTRRSTYQAHQRIHCKSKLEVGPSGDPPHLVEDVTFTPKDVYIVEVPEPMTLQTAETPITCGQCGKHFSNIGEIPICCSDCGTSFNRSSILTLRPGSGSPGPHGPPVDIVTLVSEEQNSLLTIESEVSLDHQDTTGQELQDLMNLQSHNQSQVGAVHFACQWCGQVFGQREDLEQHEPLHSGEKIHACDYCGKTFFQKNLLVNHVKTHLGDKQSSRNPFSKTLKHLPSSPHRTTPADKPFSCSKCGKSFSHQETLTLHQRSHQRYSNLTTASPELKDKPGLGGCLKPVLNGGKDRAFPCSVCGKSFNQKHTLINHLRIHSGERPYPCPTCGKSFIQKQHLTKHVRLHTGERPYACQECGRSFSLKHNLTTHQRIHTGERPYACAQCGKRFNRRGILLSHQRIHLQEVSRKTEDLTVLLDNDKRDL is encoded by the coding sequence ATGATGGATGGAGATGCCTCAGTCTTGAGTGGATTTGTATTTGAGATCTCGTCCGCCAGTCCTGAGCACATGGAGGTGAAAGTGGAGTTGGATGTAAACTGTAAAGAAGAAGTTCCCTGGGATGAGGAAGATCTGCAGAGTGCTGCTCCTGGAGACGTGAACGCACCCTTTTACTGTCTTGTGTGTGGGAAAGCCTTCGGACAGCGGCACAACCTCATCAAACACCAGCGAATCCACACAGGGGAGCGGCCATACTGCTGTGACCAGTGCGGGAAGAGCTTCATCCAAAAACAGCACCTGACAAAACACCAGAGGCTGCACACTGGAGAGAGGCCGTACATCTGCCAGGTGTGTGGCCGCGGCTTTAGTCTGAAGCATAACCTGACAAcccatgagagaattcacaccggTGAGAAACCCTATCCCTGTACTGAATGCGGCAAGAGCTTCAGCCGCCGGGAAAATCTGCGCGCTCATCAGAGATGTCACCTGAACAAAACTACCGGCAGCAACACCGTGACGCCCCCTAAGGAGACAGCGACCTCCTGCGCTATGGTCCGTCTACTGCCCACTGCAGAGAAACGGCGAAGGGAACAGGCTCTTATGGAGAAGAATCCCACCCCTAAGGTCTCCAGCAGTGGCCGGGCCGTGAATCCCAGACCATTCATATGTCCTCAGTGTGGGAAAAGATTCTTCAACAAGCAAACATTCATCAACCACTACAGGATTCACACCGGTCAGAGGCCGCACACCTGCCCCGAGTGTGGACGCAGCTTCATCCAAAAACAGCACCTGACCAAGCACATCCgcactcacacaggagagaagccgtacaCCTGCAGCGAGTGTGGCAGAAGCTTCAGCATGAAGCACAACCTGTGCACGCACATGAAGactcacactggagagaagccctACAGCTGCTCGGCCTGCGGAAAGAGATTTACCCGGAGAAGCACCTACCAAGCACATCAAAGAATCCACTGCAAATCCAAACTGGAGGTAGGTCCCTCTGGAGACCCTCCCCACCTTGTGGAGGATGTGACATTTACACCTAAGGATGTCTACATTGTGGAGGTGCCGGAGCCGATGACGCTGCAGACCGCTGAGACGCCCATCACCTGTGGTCAGTGCGGCAAACATTTCAGTAATATCGGAGAAATCCCCATCTGCTGTAGCGACTGTGGAACAAGCTTCAACCGAAGCAGCATCTTAACCCTGCGCCCGGGATCTGGTTCACCAGGGCCACATGGTCCTCCTGTTGACATCGTGACCTTAGTCTCAGAGGAGCAGAACTCACTGCTGACCATAGAAAGTGAGGTGAGTCTTGACCATCAGGATACAACAGGTCAGGAATTACAAGACCTGATGAACTTGCAGAGCCATAACCAGTCCCAGGTCGGGGCAGTTCACTTTGCCTGCCAGTGGTGTGGCCAGGTCTTTGGCCAGAGAGAGGATCTCGAGCAACATGAACCTCTGCACAGCGGTGAGAAAATCCACGCCTGCGATTACTGCGGGAAAACATTTTTTCAGAAGAATCTGTTGGTCAATCATGTGAAGACGCACCTTGGGGATAAACAGTCCTCACGTAATCCTTTTAGCAAGACCCTCAAACACCTTCCATCCAGCCCACATAGGACGACTCCTGCAGATAAGCCTTTCTCATGCAGCAAATGTGGGAAGAGTTTCAGCCACCAGGAGACATTGACTTTGCATCAGAGAAGCCACCAGAGATACTCAAACCTGACCACCGCATCaccagaactgaaggacaagCCAGGCTTGGGTGGGTGTTTGAAACCTGTCCTCAATGGGGGCAAAGATCGAGCCTTCCCATGTTCTGTGTGCGGCAAATCATTCAACCAAAAACATACCCTGATCAACCATCTGCGCATTCACTCAGGAGAGAGACCCTATCCCTGCCCCACGTGCGGCAAGAGCTTCATTCAGAAGCAGCACCTCACCAAACATGTGCGGCTCCACACAGGGGAGAGACCCTACGCCTGCCAGGAGTGCGGCAGAAGCTTCAGCTTGAAGCACAATCTGACCACCCACCAGCGGATCCACACAGGAGAGCGTCCATACGCCTGCGCCCAGTGCGGCAAGAGGTTTAATCGCAGAGGCATTTTACTAAGCCATCAGAGGATCCATCTGCAAGAGGTGTCACGAAAAACTGAAGACCTGACTGTGCTCCTGGACAACGACAAGAGGGACCTGTAA